Proteins from a single region of Streptomyces spectabilis:
- a CDS encoding transglycosylase domain-containing protein, whose amino-acid sequence MGTHTARSAKDRRRRRLIDYPRRGRRGVRRWLPSWRQWLSVFGLFGGAIGGLFGYVYAAVDIPDENAAAQQEANVYYWADGTQMVSTGDVNRQNVPLDEVPVAVRNAVIAAENASFYSDSGVSPKGLLRAVASMASGGDTQGGSTITQQYVKNTYLSQDQTVTRKVREFVISLKVDRSKSKDEILQGYLNSSWFGRGAYGIEAAAHAYYGVPARKLTPSQGAFLAALLKGAELYDPAVSPAHHRRAKARWSWILDRQVEVGRMSKAERARYRTFPEPLARSRSTSLNAHNGQAGYLVDIANKYLRQRTGLTDKDLARGGYRIRTTFDERRVRQLAAAARGVARRDLDPERRRQDRGVEIGAASVRTEDGAVLALYGGADATRHFSNNADTSGVPAGSAFKPFVLAAALQDGVDTGKGPTGMTPRRALIEGGHATYLHLGKRVGWQRMRDVAVDSGMLPASMGPKEDMFAIGTSTPSAIRLASAYGTLARGGLQHDPYSVISVTKDGEEIEGLERPPTRRALDSRVAGQVDGALRGAAADSLGPVSGTRGKPVAAGRTTDRDRLKSAWFAGYTPEVSTAVTLFRMRKGDPLLQPLSGVGGKGSRYGNALVERVWTDALRGIDLAPGTRSKVPRAGASAPAKP is encoded by the coding sequence ATGGGCACACACACGGCGCGCAGCGCCAAGGACCGGCGGCGGCGTCGGCTCATCGACTATCCGCGGCGCGGCCGGCGGGGGGTGCGCCGCTGGCTGCCCTCCTGGCGGCAGTGGCTGAGCGTCTTCGGTCTCTTCGGCGGCGCCATCGGCGGGCTCTTCGGCTACGTCTACGCGGCCGTCGACATCCCCGACGAGAACGCGGCGGCGCAGCAGGAGGCCAACGTGTACTACTGGGCCGACGGCACGCAGATGGTCAGCACCGGGGACGTCAACCGGCAGAACGTCCCGCTCGACGAGGTGCCCGTGGCGGTGCGGAACGCCGTCATCGCCGCGGAGAACGCCAGCTTCTACAGCGATTCGGGCGTCTCCCCCAAGGGTCTGCTGCGGGCCGTGGCGAGCATGGCGAGCGGCGGGGACACCCAGGGCGGCTCCACCATCACGCAGCAGTACGTGAAGAACACCTACCTGTCGCAGGACCAGACGGTGACGCGCAAGGTCAGGGAGTTCGTCATCTCGCTGAAGGTGGACCGGAGCAAGAGCAAGGACGAGATCCTCCAGGGGTACTTGAACAGCAGCTGGTTCGGGCGCGGCGCGTACGGCATCGAGGCCGCGGCGCACGCCTACTACGGCGTCCCCGCACGGAAGCTGACCCCCAGCCAGGGCGCCTTCCTCGCCGCCCTGTTGAAGGGCGCAGAGCTGTACGACCCGGCGGTCAGCCCGGCCCACCACCGCCGGGCGAAGGCGCGCTGGTCCTGGATCCTGGACCGGCAGGTGGAGGTCGGGCGGATGAGCAAGGCCGAGCGCGCGCGCTACCGCACCTTCCCCGAGCCGCTCGCGCGGTCGCGCTCCACCAGCCTCAACGCCCACAACGGGCAGGCCGGCTATCTCGTCGACATCGCCAACAAGTACCTGCGCCAGCGCACCGGACTCACCGACAAGGACCTGGCCCGCGGCGGCTACCGCATCCGCACCACCTTCGACGAGCGCCGGGTGCGGCAGCTCGCCGCGGCCGCGCGCGGCGTGGCCCGGCGCGACCTCGACCCCGAGCGGCGGCGGCAGGACCGGGGCGTCGAGATCGGCGCGGCCTCCGTGCGGACCGAGGACGGGGCCGTGCTCGCCCTGTACGGCGGGGCCGACGCCACCCGGCACTTCAGCAACAACGCCGACACCTCCGGCGTCCCCGCGGGCTCGGCGTTCAAGCCGTTCGTCCTCGCCGCCGCCCTCCAGGACGGCGTCGACACCGGCAAGGGCCCCACCGGGATGACCCCGCGCCGCGCCCTGATCGAGGGCGGCCACGCCACCTATCTGCACCTGGGCAAGCGGGTCGGCTGGCAGCGGATGCGGGACGTCGCCGTGGACTCCGGGATGCTGCCCGCCAGCATGGGCCCGAAGGAGGACATGTTCGCCATCGGTACCTCCACGCCGAGCGCCATCCGGCTCGCGAGCGCGTACGGCACGCTCGCCCGCGGCGGGCTCCAGCACGACCCGTACTCGGTGATCTCGGTGACCAAGGACGGCGAGGAGATCGAGGGCCTGGAGCGGCCGCCCACCCGGCGGGCCCTGGACTCCCGGGTCGCCGGGCAGGTCGACGGCGCGCTGCGCGGGGCGGCGGCCGACAGCCTCGGCCCGGTGTCCGGCACCCGCGGCAAGCCGGTCGCGGCGGGCCGCACCACCGACCGGGACCGCCTGAAGTCCGCGTGGTTCGCCGGGTACACACCCGAGGTGTCCACGGCCGTCACGCTGTTCCGGATGCGCAAGGGCGACCCGCTGCTCCAGCCGCTCTCCGGCGTCGGCGGCAAGGGCTCCCGGTACGGGAACGCCCTGGTCGAGCGCGTCTGGACGGACGCGCTCCGCGGGATTGACCTTGCCCCTGGGACAAGGTCCAAGGTGCCTCGTGCCGGGGCGTCCGCCCCGGCGAAACCCTGA
- a CDS encoding MerR family transcriptional regulator, whose protein sequence is MDSTDSTESTDSCGSGRPAGLLSIGTFARRTRLSAKALRLYDRQGLLTPAHVDAVTGYRSYLPEQVEQARTVALLRRLDMPLAEIAAVVRLDGERAASALDGYWAGVEERHAAQRTLVGYLRGRLSGRSTAMQGTFEVKIVEVPETPVVSETRHLVSDELPVWISTSLGRLERAAAEECGGITGPPFVIYHSDVSEESDGPAEACVPVADLEAARAWVKERGRSQGLTARMEPAYRMAYVRITKAQVLYPQILAAFDTVEEWITREGLVPTGPCREVYFADWDTAGPEDEVCDVAFPVR, encoded by the coding sequence ATGGACAGCACCGACAGCACCGAAAGCACCGACAGCTGCGGCTCCGGCAGGCCCGCCGGTCTGCTGAGCATCGGCACCTTCGCCCGCCGCACCCGGCTCTCGGCGAAGGCGCTGCGGCTCTACGACCGGCAGGGCCTGCTCACGCCCGCCCACGTGGACGCGGTGACCGGCTACCGCTCGTACCTGCCCGAGCAGGTCGAGCAGGCCAGGACCGTCGCGCTCCTGCGGCGCCTGGACATGCCGCTCGCGGAGATCGCGGCGGTGGTCCGGCTCGACGGCGAGCGGGCCGCGTCGGCGCTCGACGGCTACTGGGCGGGCGTAGAGGAGCGGCACGCGGCCCAGCGCACCCTGGTGGGCTACCTCCGCGGCCGTCTGTCCGGAAGGAGTACCGCCATGCAAGGAACGTTCGAGGTCAAGATCGTCGAGGTGCCCGAGACCCCCGTCGTGAGCGAGACCCGGCACCTGGTCAGCGACGAGCTGCCCGTGTGGATCAGCACCTCGCTCGGCCGTCTGGAGCGGGCCGCCGCGGAGGAGTGCGGCGGGATCACCGGGCCGCCGTTCGTGATCTACCACTCCGACGTCAGCGAGGAGAGCGACGGACCCGCCGAGGCCTGTGTGCCCGTCGCCGACCTGGAGGCGGCCCGCGCCTGGGTCAAGGAGCGGGGGCGGTCCCAGGGCCTCACCGCCCGCATGGAGCCCGCGTACCGGATGGCGTACGTCCGCATCACCAAGGCGCAGGTCCTCTATCCGCAGATCCTCGCCGCGTTCGACACCGTGGAGGAGTGGATCACCCGCGAGGGGCTCGTCCCCACCGGGCCGTGCCGGGAGGTGTACTTCGCGGACTGGGACACGGCCGGGCCCGAGGACGAGGTGTGCGACGTGGCGTTCCCGGTGCGCTGA
- a CDS encoding D-alanyl-D-alanine carboxypeptidase: MAKHGEYGEYEEESVAGEYPDSSKTVSGGGASEDDAAASPPTPPKAKAAKEANGDARLRNAVAAWVASADAEGDEEPEGEAKPEGGAGGRAGGVPAGGDVSAEADAAAEDADEADDKASSKAESASAGEPKSDTATAVFRTDRPRVETSDGEEADADKTADATSSKTAEGSAGEPKSAAAVQVETSGDEESDAGEGEGDASSKAESGSVGEPKSDTATAVFRTDRPRVETSDDDEADAGEPPADRATAVLKTVPSWAKKDAAEAEGSAGAAGQSESATGADDADERPVDQATAVFKAVKPDADAKSDAKSDTKADATDKPGDDKPVDQATAVFKAVKPTGSGSGAGVDQPTTMLKLGDTKGDTKGEKPKAESESERTSKFVALKPLDEPRATPERKAPPQGAPKAPAASAAAPAAPRAAEPAAPEAPEPTTQQPLPPKPPLDLLAELTNTPPPAETPTRTLVRRFKIWTPLVALLAIVFAVVQAVRPLPDAKLTMTAKDTFSFGGGKPSIPWPADGQAAMDVDGIGTFGSSGKAKPVPIASIAKVMTTYLILRDHPIKKGTEGKTLTVDAEAQRHYEKGKPENESVVKVTEGQKIKQYEALQAVMLPSANNVARMLARWDSGGDEKKFVAKMNETAKELGMTNTHYTDPSGLDKTTVSTAEDLVKLGRVAMENPTFKEIARQPKYDDLNGDEQKNYFGLVPTVAIGIKTGTTTAAGGNILFAAEKRVGGKTHVIIGAALAQFGKPGVANIDQVTNVVKDLISGGQDALTAKTVVKKGTVVGHVDDGLGGETPVVTTKDVTAVGWSGLTAKLELGDGGKKVPHTAKKGTKVGVLSVGDGTNGAIKVPVALGEDLAEPGLGAKLTRIG, from the coding sequence GTGGCGAAGCACGGCGAGTACGGCGAGTACGAGGAGGAATCGGTGGCGGGCGAGTACCCCGACAGTTCGAAGACGGTTTCTGGCGGGGGCGCCTCTGAGGACGACGCGGCCGCCTCGCCCCCCACGCCCCCGAAGGCCAAGGCGGCCAAGGAGGCCAACGGGGACGCGCGCCTGCGGAACGCGGTGGCGGCCTGGGTCGCCTCCGCGGACGCGGAGGGCGACGAGGAACCCGAGGGCGAAGCGAAGCCCGAGGGCGGCGCGGGCGGCCGGGCGGGCGGTGTTCCTGCTGGCGGTGACGTTTCCGCTGAGGCGGATGCCGCGGCCGAGGACGCCGACGAGGCGGACGACAAGGCCTCGTCGAAGGCGGAGTCGGCCTCTGCCGGTGAGCCGAAGTCGGACACGGCCACGGCTGTGTTCCGGACCGACCGGCCGCGGGTCGAGACCTCTGACGGCGAGGAGGCCGACGCCGACAAGACCGCCGACGCGACCTCGTCGAAGACGGCGGAGGGCTCCGCCGGTGAGCCGAAGTCGGCCGCGGCTGTCCAGGTCGAGACCTCCGGTGACGAGGAGTCCGACGCCGGTGAGGGCGAGGGCGACGCCTCGTCGAAGGCGGAGTCGGGCTCCGTCGGTGAGCCGAAGTCCGATACGGCCACGGCTGTGTTCCGGACCGACCGGCCGCGGGTCGAGACCTCTGACGACGACGAGGCCGACGCCGGTGAGCCGCCCGCCGACCGGGCGACGGCGGTGCTCAAGACCGTGCCGTCGTGGGCGAAGAAGGACGCCGCCGAGGCGGAAGGTTCCGCCGGGGCCGCAGGTCAGAGCGAGTCCGCTACCGGTGCGGACGACGCCGACGAGCGTCCCGTGGACCAGGCGACGGCGGTGTTCAAGGCCGTCAAGCCGGACGCGGACGCCAAGTCGGACGCCAAGTCGGACACCAAGGCCGACGCCACCGACAAGCCCGGCGACGACAAGCCCGTCGACCAGGCCACCGCCGTCTTCAAGGCCGTCAAGCCCACCGGCTCCGGCTCCGGTGCCGGTGTCGACCAGCCCACCACCATGCTCAAGCTCGGCGACACCAAGGGCGACACCAAGGGCGAGAAGCCCAAGGCCGAGTCCGAGTCCGAGCGGACCAGCAAGTTCGTCGCGCTGAAGCCGCTCGACGAGCCCCGTGCCACCCCCGAGCGGAAGGCCCCGCCGCAGGGCGCGCCCAAGGCGCCCGCCGCCTCCGCCGCGGCCCCGGCCGCCCCGCGGGCGGCCGAGCCGGCGGCGCCGGAGGCCCCGGAGCCGACCACCCAGCAGCCGCTGCCGCCCAAGCCGCCGCTCGACCTGCTGGCCGAGCTGACGAACACGCCGCCGCCCGCGGAGACCCCGACCCGCACCCTCGTGCGGCGGTTCAAGATCTGGACGCCGCTCGTGGCGCTCCTGGCGATTGTGTTTGCAGTCGTACAGGCCGTACGTCCGCTCCCGGACGCGAAGCTCACCATGACCGCCAAGGACACGTTCTCCTTCGGCGGCGGCAAGCCCTCCATCCCTTGGCCCGCCGACGGCCAGGCCGCCATGGACGTGGACGGCATCGGCACCTTCGGCAGCTCGGGCAAGGCGAAGCCCGTGCCGATCGCGAGCATCGCGAAGGTGATGACGACGTATCTGATCCTGCGCGACCACCCCATCAAGAAGGGGACCGAGGGCAAGACGCTCACCGTCGACGCCGAGGCGCAGCGCCACTACGAGAAGGGCAAGCCGGAGAACGAGTCCGTGGTCAAGGTGACCGAGGGCCAGAAGATCAAGCAGTACGAGGCCCTCCAGGCCGTCATGCTGCCGTCCGCCAACAACGTCGCGCGGATGCTCGCGCGCTGGGACAGCGGCGGCGACGAGAAGAAGTTCGTGGCCAAGATGAACGAGACGGCCAAGGAACTCGGCATGACGAACACCCACTACACGGACCCGAGCGGCCTCGACAAGACCACCGTGTCGACCGCCGAGGACCTGGTGAAGCTCGGCCGGGTGGCGATGGAGAACCCGACGTTCAAGGAGATCGCCCGCCAGCCCAAGTACGACGACCTCAACGGCGACGAGCAGAAGAACTACTTCGGCCTCGTCCCGACGGTCGCCATCGGCATCAAGACCGGCACCACCACGGCCGCGGGCGGCAACATCCTGTTCGCCGCGGAGAAGCGGGTCGGCGGCAAGACCCACGTGATCATCGGCGCGGCCCTGGCCCAGTTCGGCAAGCCGGGCGTCGCCAACATCGACCAGGTCACGAACGTCGTGAAGGACCTGATCAGCGGCGGCCAGGACGCGCTCACGGCGAAGACGGTGGTGAAGAAGGGCACGGTCGTCGGCCACGTCGACGACGGCCTCGGCGGCGAGACGCCGGTCGTCACCACCAAGGACGTCACGGCCGTCGGCTGGTCCGGTCTGACCGCGAAGCTGGAGCTCGGCGACGGCGGCAAGAAGGTCCCGCACACGGCGAAGAAGGGCACGAAGGTCGGCGTCCTGTCCGTGGGCGACGGCACCAACGGCGCCATCAAGGTGCCGGTGGCCCTGGGCGAGGACCTCGCGGAGCCGGGCCTCGGCGCGAAGCTCACGCGGATCGGCTGA
- a CDS encoding GOLPH3/VPS74 family protein: MGRSRRTIPEELLLLALDPTTGTTAQPQSLDLGLAGAQLVELALAGRIAPDGDRIAVVMPRPTGDPTLDSALELLRRRGSPVRAVHWIGGPRLGLRQTYLSHLERCGMVHAVAGQMCGVLPTTRYQATDTAISREIRSRLDSAIRTGVPPDPRTAALAALAHAVGLGKHLYPGNEGRSSRSRLRDLIRHDPMGGLVAHAVMDVQNGVAAQPRRSPATAGQQGARPTARAVTEPGRVPMQPRRGAGAMARAVAH; encoded by the coding sequence ATGGGCAGGAGCCGCAGAACAATTCCGGAGGAGCTTCTGCTGCTCGCTTTGGACCCGACCACGGGTACCACAGCGCAGCCGCAGTCGCTCGACCTCGGTCTGGCCGGAGCACAGCTAGTGGAGCTGGCGCTGGCCGGACGGATAGCCCCTGACGGGGATCGTATCGCCGTGGTGATGCCACGGCCCACGGGAGATCCGACTCTGGACTCCGCACTGGAGCTGCTGCGCAGGCGCGGCAGCCCGGTCCGCGCGGTCCACTGGATCGGCGGGCCCCGCCTGGGGCTGCGCCAGACCTACCTTTCACACCTGGAACGGTGCGGCATGGTGCATGCCGTGGCGGGCCAGATGTGCGGAGTGCTGCCGACGACTCGCTACCAGGCGACGGACACGGCGATCAGCCGGGAAATCAGGTCCCGGCTCGATTCGGCGATCCGCACCGGCGTACCGCCGGACCCGCGGACCGCGGCGCTCGCCGCGCTGGCCCACGCGGTCGGCCTCGGCAAGCACCTGTATCCGGGCAACGAGGGACGATCGTCCCGCTCCCGGCTGCGGGACCTGATCCGGCACGACCCGATGGGCGGCCTCGTGGCGCACGCCGTGATGGACGTCCAGAACGGCGTGGCGGCGCAGCCGCGCCGCAGCCCCGCGACGGCGGGACAGCAGGGCGCACGGCCGACGGCGAGGGCGGTGACGGAACCCGGCAGGGTGCCGATGCAGCCGCGCCGGGGTGCGGGAGCCATGGCCCGCGCCGTGGCCCACTGA
- a CDS encoding helix-turn-helix domain-containing protein gives MASNVNPTVRRRRLGQELRRLRELKGMTAEEVAERLLVSQSKISRLENGRRSISQRDVRDLCGVYEVEDHRIVDSLMQMAKDSRQQGWWHSFGDIPYSVYIGLETDAASLRVYDPQVVPGLLQSRPYAEALITGALPETTPTDIEKRVQVRMRRQERIAAPENPLRLWTVLDESALRRVVGNRALMREQLEYLVEQSQLPHVTVQVIPFEMGAHPGLNGQYAILEFPDASDSSVVYIEGVTSDLYLEKANDVQQYSVMYEHLRAQALNVEQSRQLIADIAKDYAR, from the coding sequence GTGGCGTCCAACGTCAATCCCACCGTCAGGCGTCGCCGGCTCGGCCAGGAGCTGCGGCGGCTCCGTGAGCTCAAGGGCATGACGGCGGAGGAGGTGGCGGAGCGCCTGCTCGTCTCGCAGTCGAAGATCAGCCGCCTTGAGAACGGCCGCCGCTCGATCAGCCAGCGCGACGTGCGCGATCTGTGCGGGGTGTACGAGGTCGAGGACCACCGCATCGTCGACTCGCTGATGCAGATGGCCAAGGACTCCCGCCAGCAGGGCTGGTGGCACTCCTTCGGCGACATCCCGTACAGCGTGTACATCGGTCTGGAGACCGACGCCGCGTCGCTGCGCGTCTACGACCCGCAGGTCGTCCCCGGTCTGCTGCAGAGCAGGCCGTACGCGGAGGCGCTGATCACCGGCGCGCTGCCGGAGACCACACCGACGGACATCGAGAAACGGGTCCAGGTCCGCATGCGCCGCCAGGAGCGCATCGCCGCGCCGGAGAATCCGCTGCGCCTGTGGACCGTCCTCGACGAGTCCGCCCTCCGCCGCGTCGTCGGCAACCGCGCGCTGATGCGCGAGCAGTTGGAGTACCTGGTCGAGCAGTCGCAGCTGCCGCACGTGACGGTGCAGGTGATCCCCTTCGAGATGGGCGCGCACCCCGGCCTGAATGGGCAGTACGCGATCCTGGAGTTTCCGGACGCGTCGGATTCCAGCGTCGTCTACATCGAGGGCGTCACCAGTGACCTGTATCTGGAAAAGGCCAATGACGTGCAGCAGTACAGCGTCATGTACGAGCATTTGCGGGCCCAGGCGCTGAACGTGGAGCAATCGCGGCAGCTGATCGCGGACATCGCCAAGGACTACGCCCGCTGA
- a CDS encoding DUF397 domain-containing protein encodes MAIQQGASPSWTKSSYSTGNGACVEVKSPVLSAISVRDSKVTGGPVLAFPADSWNAFVTEVREGSHDLG; translated from the coding sequence ATGGCAATCCAGCAAGGCGCGTCGCCCTCGTGGACCAAGTCGTCCTACTCCACCGGGAACGGCGCGTGCGTCGAGGTCAAGTCCCCCGTTCTGAGCGCCATTTCCGTGCGCGACTCGAAGGTCACGGGCGGCCCGGTCCTCGCCTTCCCGGCCGACTCGTGGAACGCCTTCGTGACCGAGGTGCGTGAAGGGTCCCACGACCTCGGGTGA
- a CDS encoding SDR family oxidoreductase, giving the protein MPLLQGKTVIVSGVGAGLGHEVAAAVVAEGGNAVLGARTEANLAKTAAEVDPGGARVAYLPTDITEEVQCGALADLAVERFGDIDALVQVAASDSHFGGLQDADFTAWAGVLDVNLLGSLRMTRACLPALKERGGSVVLIGTQSSVAAPSQVRQAAYAASKGALTSAMYSLARELGPHRIRVNTVQPGWMWGPPVEAYVTLTARAEGVPEAEVKRRLTERMALPDLATDGDVAQACVFLASDRARAITGQSLLVNAGELMR; this is encoded by the coding sequence ATGCCGCTGCTCCAGGGAAAGACCGTGATCGTCTCCGGTGTCGGCGCCGGGCTCGGCCACGAGGTGGCCGCGGCCGTCGTGGCCGAGGGCGGCAACGCCGTGCTCGGCGCCCGCACGGAGGCGAACCTCGCCAAGACCGCCGCCGAGGTGGACCCCGGGGGCGCCCGCGTCGCGTACCTGCCGACGGACATCACCGAGGAGGTCCAGTGCGGGGCGCTCGCGGACCTCGCCGTCGAGCGGTTCGGCGACATCGACGCGCTGGTCCAGGTCGCGGCGTCCGACAGCCACTTCGGCGGGCTCCAGGACGCCGACTTCACCGCCTGGGCGGGCGTCCTGGACGTGAACCTGCTCGGCTCGCTGCGCATGACCCGGGCGTGCCTGCCCGCCCTGAAGGAGCGCGGCGGCTCGGTCGTCCTCATCGGTACGCAGTCGTCGGTGGCGGCGCCCTCCCAGGTGCGGCAGGCGGCGTACGCGGCGTCGAAGGGCGCGCTGACCTCGGCGATGTACTCCCTGGCGCGCGAGCTGGGCCCGCACCGGATCCGGGTCAACACCGTGCAGCCCGGCTGGATGTGGGGCCCGCCGGTGGAGGCGTACGTGACCCTGACCGCGCGGGCCGAGGGCGTGCCGGAGGCCGAGGTGAAGCGGCGGCTCACCGAGCGCATGGCGCTGCCCGACCTCGCCACGGACGGGGACGTGGCGCAGGCGTGCGTGTTCCTCGCGTCGGACCGGGCGCGGGCCATCACCGGGCAGTCGCTCCTGGTGAACGCGGGAGAGCTGATGCGCTGA
- a CDS encoding sodium:solute symporter family protein, with protein sequence MNGLDWAVLIGYFGVMVAIGVWSHKRVDNVSDFFTAGGKMPWWLSGISHHMSGYSAVMFTGYAGIAYTYGVTSFVTWSFPIALGIAIGSRLFAPRINRLRSRLHVASPLEYLKNRYDLPTQQALAWSGMLLKIVDVGAKWAAIATLLSVFTGVSLNQGILITGAVTAVYCTIGGLWADALTELGQFVIQLLAGIAMFVAVVVELGDYGGFFGVWDRPELDGHEKPLIGPYGTVFLLAFLFIKLFEYNGGMLNQAQRYMATANAREASRSAKLSAVLWLVWPLVLFFPMWMSPLLVDAKKPDGSDSYALMTEQLLPHGLLGLVIVGFFSHTMAMCSSDANAIAAVFTRDVAPVLSRRARQWTDRAGLLAARLTTVVFLGLSMAVATQVNSPTFNDIITVVIKWVAGLMGPIAIPMMLGLLRTFRRSGPTAALTSWALGLLAFWLVNYPVHWNVDGGVPLQYQVSIPLAVSLVLYVVIGWVKPEDTPERDALIERINTDGDSAAAALPLPGQAEPAPSKPVS encoded by the coding sequence ATGAACGGACTCGACTGGGCCGTGCTCATCGGCTACTTCGGCGTGATGGTCGCGATCGGCGTCTGGTCCCACAAGCGCGTGGACAACGTCAGCGACTTCTTCACCGCGGGCGGCAAGATGCCGTGGTGGCTGTCCGGCATCTCGCACCACATGTCCGGCTACAGCGCGGTGATGTTCACCGGCTACGCAGGAATCGCCTACACCTACGGCGTCACGTCCTTCGTCACCTGGTCCTTCCCCATCGCGCTCGGCATCGCGATCGGCTCCCGCCTTTTCGCCCCGCGCATCAACCGGCTGCGCTCGCGCCTGCACGTGGCGTCCCCCCTCGAATACCTCAAGAACCGCTACGACCTGCCCACCCAGCAGGCCCTCGCCTGGTCCGGCATGCTCCTGAAGATCGTGGACGTGGGCGCGAAGTGGGCGGCGATCGCGACGCTCCTGTCCGTGTTCACCGGCGTCTCCCTGAACCAGGGCATCCTCATCACCGGTGCCGTCACCGCCGTCTACTGCACCATCGGCGGCCTGTGGGCGGACGCCCTGACCGAGCTGGGCCAGTTCGTCATCCAGTTGCTCGCCGGGATCGCGATGTTCGTGGCCGTGGTCGTGGAGCTGGGCGACTACGGCGGCTTCTTCGGCGTCTGGGACCGCCCCGAGCTGGACGGCCACGAGAAGCCCCTGATCGGCCCGTACGGCACGGTGTTCCTGCTCGCCTTCCTCTTCATCAAGCTCTTCGAGTACAACGGCGGCATGCTCAACCAGGCCCAGCGCTACATGGCCACGGCCAACGCCCGCGAGGCCTCGCGGTCCGCGAAGCTGTCCGCCGTGCTGTGGCTGGTGTGGCCGCTGGTGCTGTTCTTCCCGATGTGGATGTCGCCGCTCCTCGTCGACGCGAAGAAGCCCGACGGCTCGGACTCGTACGCCCTGATGACCGAACAGCTCCTTCCGCACGGCCTGTTGGGCCTGGTCATCGTCGGCTTCTTCTCGCACACGATGGCCATGTGCTCCTCCGACGCCAACGCCATCGCGGCCGTCTTCACCCGGGACGTGGCACCCGTCCTGTCGCGCAGGGCCCGGCAGTGGACGGACCGCGCGGGACTCCTCGCCGCCCGCCTCACCACGGTCGTCTTCCTCGGCCTCTCCATGGCGGTGGCCACGCAGGTCAACTCCCCCACCTTCAACGACATCATCACCGTCGTCATCAAGTGGGTCGCCGGACTCATGGGCCCCATCGCCATCCCGATGATGCTGGGCCTCCTGCGCACCTTCCGCCGCTCGGGCCCCACGGCCGCGCTCACCAGCTGGGCCCTGGGGCTGCTCGCCTTCTGGCTGGTCAACTACCCCGTCCACTGGAACGTCGACGGCGGCGTACCCCTCCAGTACCAGGTGTCCATACCGCTGGCGGTCTCGCTGGTCCTGTACGTCGTCATCGGCTGGGTGAAACCGGAGGACACCCCCGAGCGCGACGCGCTCATCGAGCGCATCAACACGGACGGCGACTCCGCCGCCGCGGCTCTCCCCCTGCCCGGCCAGGCAGAGCCCGCCCCTTCGAAGCCGGTGTCGTAG
- a CDS encoding GlxA family transcriptional regulator, which produces MLIVAYDDSQILDVACPSGALDLANRHGADPPYEIELGTVGRAPARSSAGIALGACRSLEEVAGPLDTLLVAGGGGYARAAADTRLVTQVRRLARASRRVASVCTGAYVLAAAGLLDHRRATTHWRYGAELAARHPAVAVDTAPLYIRDGNVYTAAGVTSALDLTLSLIEDDHGPTLARAVARELVSYLHRPADQAQISMFLAAPPPGDRLVRDLAVHIAAHLAEDLSPAALAARAGVSTRHLTRLFAAHLGTTPARAVRAARTEAAAHLVRSSALPLAAIARRCGFGSAQTLRQAFLDAYGVSGDTMRKMPDMPRPRAGSRRQTPGA; this is translated from the coding sequence ATACTCATCGTGGCGTACGACGACTCCCAGATCCTCGATGTCGCCTGTCCCAGCGGGGCGTTGGACCTGGCCAACCGGCACGGGGCCGACCCGCCGTACGAGATCGAGCTCGGGACCGTCGGGCGCGCCCCCGCGAGGAGCAGTGCCGGGATCGCCCTCGGGGCCTGCCGGAGCCTGGAGGAGGTGGCCGGGCCGCTTGACACGCTGCTCGTGGCGGGCGGCGGCGGGTACGCGCGGGCGGCGGCCGACACCCGCCTGGTCACCCAGGTCCGGCGGCTCGCGCGCGCGAGCCGCCGGGTCGCGTCCGTGTGCACCGGCGCCTACGTCCTGGCCGCCGCGGGCCTGTTGGACCACCGCCGCGCCACCACGCACTGGCGCTACGGCGCCGAACTGGCCGCGCGGCACCCGGCGGTGGCCGTCGACACCGCCCCGCTGTACATACGCGACGGCAACGTCTACACCGCGGCGGGCGTCACCAGCGCCCTCGACCTCACCCTGTCCCTGATCGAGGACGACCACGGCCCGACCCTGGCGCGGGCCGTCGCCCGCGAGCTGGTCTCGTATCTGCACAGGCCCGCCGACCAGGCGCAGATCAGCATGTTCCTCGCGGCGCCGCCGCCGGGCGACCGCCTGGTCCGCGATCTGGCGGTGCACATCGCCGCGCACCTGGCCGAGGACCTGTCCCCGGCCGCGCTCGCCGCCCGCGCGGGCGTGAGCACCCGGCATCTGACGCGCCTGTTCGCCGCGCACCTCGGCACCACCCCGGCCCGCGCGGTGCGCGCCGCCCGCACCGAGGCGGCCGCGCACCTCGTACGCTCCAGCGCGCTGCCCCTCGCCGCGATCGCCCGCCGCTGCGGCTTCGGCTCCGCGCAGACGCTGCGCCAGGCCTTTCTCGACGCGTACGGCGTCAGCGGGGACACGATGCGCAAGATGCCGGACATGCCACGGCCGCGGGCGGGCTCCCGGCGGCAGACTCCCGGGGCATGA